Proteins found in one Maridesulfovibrio sp. genomic segment:
- a CDS encoding ATP-binding protein, producing the protein MHSVLRLVLSALCGVILLCLLSAAQKYLMGWPMPLKSFIAPILFGLFTGSGFYFYSLFLEKHRKTKGLLYAREAQLNTVLSAAPIGIGMVTDRVFQEVNDFFCEMTGYSRAELIGSSSRMIYPSDEDYDYVSSYKYSQIKDKGSGTVETRFKRKDGKILHVILSSKPLNQADWSQGVSFTVLNITKRKEAENSLAKRIVFESLVSKIATDFLNLSVDQIDEGLTKSLEDICRFAGVGRAYIFLMRGNSAVCDNTHEWCAENIEPQIDVLQNINLQDPETLLWEKLCNKESYYIPDVSALPDDLPDKAILAEQDIWSILIEPMYFNDQLVGFVGFDAVYSYRHWSEEDIDILSLFSKNISLILERKKVEEKLIAAKQGAEAANTAKSEFLANMSHEVRTPLNGIMGMLQLMQISGLRAEQDEHCTFAMESCRRLTRLLSDVLDISKIEAGNLQIINVEFDLGEVLNSVYYLFKPVALQKNVDLIFDVAGNLPQKLSGDSNRLHQILNNLIGNALKFTDAGSVVLEVSPLKVNQPGLHKILFSVSDSGIGISDNKLENIFDSFTQVDNSRTRSYEGAGLGLAIVKKLVKLMGGSLSITSELGVGTAIYFCIEFQDPQQSVAVADDLLEDGDNFIKEFNVLVAEDEKVNMLTLKSFLQKLGCTVSVAGDGYEVIEALNGEQDTFDLIFMDIQMPNMGGIETTSRIRSGDAGTSNSDIPIIACTAYAMAGDKEEFFSAGMDDYLAKPIQIGDVEEILLKYSAKDL; encoded by the coding sequence ATGCATTCAGTCTTAAGATTAGTTCTCTCGGCCTTATGCGGGGTTATTTTACTATGTCTGCTTTCCGCAGCCCAGAAATATCTTATGGGCTGGCCGATGCCTTTGAAATCGTTTATTGCTCCGATCCTGTTTGGTTTATTTACCGGTTCCGGTTTTTATTTTTATTCACTTTTTTTAGAAAAACATCGGAAAACAAAAGGATTGCTGTATGCCAGAGAAGCACAGCTGAATACTGTCCTGTCCGCCGCGCCAATCGGAATAGGGATGGTGACTGATCGTGTTTTTCAGGAAGTTAATGACTTCTTTTGCGAAATGACAGGATATTCCAGGGCGGAACTGATCGGTTCGTCTTCCCGGATGATATATCCAAGCGATGAGGATTATGACTATGTCAGTTCATACAAATATTCGCAGATCAAGGATAAAGGATCCGGAACAGTTGAGACGAGGTTTAAGCGTAAGGATGGTAAAATTTTACATGTCATTCTAAGTTCAAAGCCGCTCAATCAAGCGGACTGGTCGCAGGGAGTTTCGTTTACGGTACTAAATATCACTAAACGGAAGGAAGCAGAAAATTCACTGGCTAAACGCATAGTATTTGAGAGTCTGGTAAGTAAAATCGCGACTGACTTTCTTAATCTTTCAGTCGATCAGATTGATGAGGGGCTGACAAAATCTTTGGAGGATATCTGCCGATTCGCCGGAGTGGGCCGGGCGTATATATTCCTTATGCGCGGCAATTCAGCTGTTTGCGATAATACTCATGAATGGTGCGCGGAAAACATAGAACCGCAGATTGATGTCCTGCAGAATATTAATTTGCAGGACCCTGAAACACTGCTTTGGGAAAAGCTATGTAATAAAGAATCATATTACATTCCTGATGTTTCGGCGTTGCCTGACGATTTGCCGGACAAAGCCATTCTTGCGGAGCAGGACATATGGTCGATTCTTATCGAACCCATGTATTTTAACGATCAGCTTGTGGGGTTTGTGGGCTTTGATGCGGTCTATTCGTATCGTCACTGGTCGGAAGAAGATATAGATATCCTTTCCTTATTCAGCAAAAATATTTCCTTAATTCTTGAACGTAAGAAAGTAGAGGAAAAATTGATCGCGGCAAAACAGGGCGCGGAAGCGGCTAATACCGCAAAGTCGGAATTTCTCGCCAACATGTCTCATGAAGTCAGGACTCCTTTAAACGGAATTATGGGTATGCTGCAATTAATGCAGATCAGCGGACTCCGGGCAGAGCAGGATGAGCATTGTACTTTTGCAATGGAATCCTGCAGAAGGTTGACCCGGCTGCTGAGTGATGTACTTGATATCTCGAAGATCGAAGCTGGAAATCTACAGATAATTAATGTGGAATTCGACTTGGGGGAAGTTCTAAATTCTGTCTACTATTTGTTTAAACCGGTCGCGCTTCAAAAAAATGTTGATTTAATTTTTGATGTGGCCGGCAATTTGCCTCAAAAATTATCAGGTGACAGCAACCGGTTACATCAAATATTAAATAATCTGATCGGAAATGCCCTGAAATTTACAGATGCCGGCAGTGTCGTGCTGGAAGTCTCTCCGCTGAAAGTTAACCAGCCCGGTCTTCATAAAATTTTGTTTTCCGTTTCTGATTCGGGAATCGGTATATCAGACAATAAGCTGGAAAATATTTTTGATTCCTTTACGCAGGTAGATAACAGCAGAACCCGCAGTTATGAGGGGGCTGGACTTGGACTTGCTATTGTCAAGAAGCTTGTAAAATTGATGGGCGGCAGCTTGTCAATTACCAGTGAATTAGGGGTTGGAACAGCAATTTATTTTTGCATTGAATTTCAAGATCCTCAACAGAGTGTCGCCGTTGCGGACGACCTTTTGGAAGATGGCGATAATTTTATTAAAGAATTTAATGTTCTTGTAGCCGAAGATGAAAAAGTAAATATGCTTACCCTTAAGAGTTTTCTGCAAAAATTAGGCTGCACTGTATCAGTTGCCGGTGATGGTTATGAAGTCATTGAAGCTCTTAATGGAGAGCAGGATACTTTTGATTTGATATTTATGGATATTCAGATGCCGAATATGGGAGGAATTGAAACTACTTCACGTATCCGGTCCGGCGATGCAGGAACCTCAAACAGTGACATTCCGATTATCGCCTGCACCGCTTACGCCATGGCCGGAGATAAAGAGGAATTCTTTTCCGCCGGTATGGATGACTATCTCGCCAAACCGATACAGATAGGTGATGTTGAAGAGATTTTGCTGAAATATTCAGCCAAGGACCTGTAG
- a CDS encoding glycoside hydrolase family 99-like domain-containing protein, whose translation MDFVSDQLKLLAFYLPQFHPIPENDQWWGKGFTEWNNVTSSVPGFTGHIQPRVPAKPLEYYDLRSERVQSMQAAMAKRYGLYGFCYYYYWFGGKKLLETPLENMLESGKPNFPFCICWANHEWTRAWYGQDKKILIAQDYSKSSMKKFILDLIPALKDPRYITIEDRPVVCVHQAEDLPDSKAITDLWRKEAGKHGIELYLVKVEAFCWGYTPAELGFDAAVEFAPDWRMTGDLLAPGVKPRRVDYRKTIINMLNKPKPEYKLFRGVFPQWDNTPRYKSAAFVFDKSSPEAFSFHLQKTLRYTVENFPEEERFIFINAWNEWGEGCYLEPCESYGYAYLDAVKYALSTY comes from the coding sequence ATGGATTTCGTTTCGGACCAGTTGAAACTGCTTGCCTTCTACCTTCCTCAGTTTCATCCCATTCCGGAAAACGACCAGTGGTGGGGCAAGGGATTTACGGAATGGAATAATGTAACAAGCTCTGTTCCCGGTTTCACCGGACATATCCAACCACGGGTTCCCGCCAAGCCTCTTGAATATTACGATTTACGCAGTGAGAGAGTTCAGTCGATGCAGGCCGCAATGGCCAAACGATATGGTCTGTATGGATTTTGTTATTACTACTACTGGTTCGGGGGTAAGAAGCTCCTCGAAACCCCCCTTGAAAACATGCTTGAATCCGGCAAACCAAACTTTCCTTTCTGTATTTGCTGGGCCAACCATGAATGGACAAGGGCTTGGTATGGGCAGGACAAAAAAATCCTGATTGCGCAAGATTACTCCAAATCAAGCATGAAAAAATTCATACTTGATCTAATCCCTGCATTAAAAGATCCCAGGTATATAACCATAGAAGACCGTCCGGTTGTCTGTGTCCATCAGGCGGAGGACCTACCAGACTCAAAAGCGATAACAGATTTATGGCGAAAAGAAGCCGGCAAACATGGAATTGAGCTGTATCTGGTTAAAGTTGAAGCCTTTTGCTGGGGATATACTCCTGCTGAGCTTGGTTTTGACGCTGCGGTGGAATTTGCCCCGGACTGGAGGATGACAGGAGATTTGCTTGCCCCGGGAGTCAAACCACGCAGAGTTGATTACCGTAAAACAATTATCAACATGCTGAACAAACCAAAACCTGAGTACAAACTGTTCCGGGGTGTTTTCCCACAATGGGATAACACTCCAAGATATAAATCCGCAGCGTTTGTCTTTGATAAATCCAGTCCCGAAGCCTTTTCATTTCATTTGCAGAAAACACTTCGTTACACAGTAGAAAACTTCCCTGAAGAAGAACGGTTTATCTTTATCAATGCATGGAATGAATGGGGAGAAGGATGTTATCTGGAACCATGCGAAAGCTATGGATATGCGTATCTGGATGCTGTAAAATACGCTCTTAGCACATACTGA
- a CDS encoding cobyric acid synthase — MKSFNEQSLKEQLAEIEAGKKKYAHGGNLRQLAERAGCPSSEVVDFSANINPLGPPSWLQQEVVRALSDVDRYPDPECSELTLTACEKFSVWPTECVAGNGASELIWAISRVGRLKRAVIPVPCYVDYERSCKLAGLKTEHIPLDPQRNFAPDFETLSSFLDSSPALVFLAQPNNPTGTAFDPQELTALAQKHPDSRFVIDESFADFVPGLKRLAGQRPPNVITIVSMTKFYAIPGLRLGLAFASPDIIMEIKNALPCWSVNILAQRVGLRCLRDEEYERRTIETTTRLRDDLVRGIQEIPGIRALPSQANFMLCQVQRVGMDAGGLIEHLINNRVAVRHCDNFDGLDSTYFRIAVRTEQENRVLLDGLRSFSGMSVSTPKKNKVPALMIQGTCSNAGKSILAAAFCRIILQDGYKVAPFKAQNMSLNSYVTEDGLEMGRAQVTQAAACKLAPDVRMNPVLLKPGSDIGSQVIVMGKPVGNMKVQKYVEYKPTAFEAVKKAYDSLSEEVEVMVIEGAGSPAEINLKQHDIVNMAMADYAEAKVLIAGDIDRGGVFASLAGTMDLLEPDERKLVCGFLLNKFRGDASLLTPAFDFTLDHTGKPVLGTIPYINDLGLPDEDSVSFKEDLKKSGSKGKRKDSVDIVCIDLPRISNFTDIDSLKGEPDVNLRVVDKASDLGKPDAIILPGSKSTLSDLSHLRESGLAEAIAALRDKTVIVGICGGFQMLGQYISDPDEIETGGSAEGLGLLPLQTTLAPEKTLTRTVGMHSQSKKEVVGYEIHHGTTEPLLPTVRAAIVPQGITGGVSVSRALGFGSKSGLIWGTYLHGVFDADEFRRWFIDFLRKRKGLPKLGRVQSVFNMEEGLDRLADVVRRNVDMRAVYTALGLGG, encoded by the coding sequence ATGAAGTCTTTTAATGAGCAGTCCTTAAAAGAACAACTTGCTGAGATTGAAGCCGGGAAAAAAAAATATGCCCACGGCGGAAATTTGCGTCAACTGGCGGAGCGGGCCGGATGTCCTTCGTCTGAAGTTGTGGATTTTTCGGCTAACATTAATCCATTGGGTCCGCCTTCATGGCTGCAGCAGGAAGTGGTCCGGGCGCTGAGTGATGTAGACCGTTATCCTGACCCTGAATGCTCGGAACTTACTCTTACCGCATGTGAAAAATTCTCCGTCTGGCCTACGGAATGCGTTGCCGGTAACGGGGCTTCGGAACTGATTTGGGCCATTTCCCGGGTAGGGAGATTAAAAAGGGCGGTGATTCCTGTTCCCTGCTATGTGGATTACGAGCGGTCCTGCAAACTTGCAGGGCTTAAAACCGAGCATATACCGCTTGATCCGCAACGAAATTTCGCTCCTGATTTTGAAACTCTCTCGTCTTTTCTTGATTCCTCACCGGCTTTGGTTTTTCTGGCTCAGCCCAACAACCCTACCGGGACGGCTTTTGATCCTCAGGAATTAACGGCCCTTGCCCAAAAGCACCCTGATTCACGTTTCGTGATTGATGAATCTTTCGCTGATTTTGTTCCGGGGTTGAAACGGTTGGCCGGGCAGCGTCCGCCTAACGTTATCACCATTGTTTCCATGACCAAATTTTACGCCATTCCCGGTTTGCGGCTTGGGCTGGCTTTCGCTTCTCCGGATATCATCATGGAAATCAAAAACGCTTTGCCTTGCTGGTCAGTGAATATTCTGGCCCAAAGGGTGGGATTGCGCTGCCTGCGTGATGAGGAATACGAACGAAGAACAATTGAAACTACCACCCGCCTGCGTGATGATCTGGTACGGGGAATTCAGGAAATTCCCGGTATTCGGGCTTTGCCTTCACAGGCCAATTTTATGCTTTGTCAGGTACAGCGTGTGGGTATGGACGCAGGCGGTTTGATTGAGCATTTGATTAATAACAGGGTCGCCGTGCGTCATTGTGATAATTTTGACGGCCTTGATTCCACATATTTCCGCATTGCTGTGCGTACAGAGCAGGAGAATCGTGTGCTGCTTGACGGATTGCGCTCATTTTCCGGCATGTCGGTTTCCACCCCAAAAAAGAATAAAGTCCCGGCCCTGATGATTCAGGGAACCTGTTCCAATGCCGGGAAATCAATTTTGGCCGCCGCATTCTGCCGTATCATTTTACAGGATGGATATAAAGTAGCTCCATTTAAAGCGCAGAATATGTCGCTCAATTCTTATGTAACTGAAGACGGTCTGGAAATGGGAAGGGCACAGGTAACACAGGCCGCAGCCTGCAAGCTGGCGCCTGATGTACGCATGAATCCGGTGCTGCTCAAGCCGGGTAGCGACATCGGTTCACAGGTGATTGTCATGGGCAAGCCTGTGGGAAATATGAAAGTTCAAAAATACGTGGAATACAAACCCACAGCTTTTGAAGCGGTGAAAAAAGCGTACGATTCCTTGAGCGAAGAAGTGGAAGTTATGGTTATAGAGGGAGCCGGAAGTCCTGCCGAGATCAACCTCAAGCAGCATGACATCGTGAATATGGCCATGGCTGATTATGCCGAAGCGAAGGTGCTCATCGCCGGTGATATTGACCGGGGCGGAGTGTTTGCCTCCCTTGCCGGGACAATGGATCTGCTCGAACCTGATGAAAGAAAGCTTGTTTGCGGGTTTCTGCTGAATAAATTTCGCGGGGATGCATCGCTCCTGACTCCGGCTTTTGATTTTACGTTGGATCACACCGGTAAACCCGTGCTTGGAACCATTCCTTATATAAATGATCTGGGGCTGCCGGACGAGGATTCGGTATCATTCAAGGAGGATTTGAAGAAATCCGGGTCTAAGGGAAAACGCAAGGATTCAGTTGACATAGTTTGTATTGATCTGCCGCGCATATCAAATTTTACGGACATCGATTCACTCAAGGGAGAGCCGGATGTAAATCTGCGGGTGGTGGATAAGGCTTCAGATCTGGGTAAACCGGACGCAATCATTCTACCGGGCAGCAAATCGACTCTTTCAGATCTCAGCCATCTGCGTGAATCCGGTCTGGCAGAAGCCATCGCCGCATTGCGCGATAAAACGGTTATCGTAGGTATCTGCGGCGGTTTTCAGATGCTGGGTCAGTATATTAGCGATCCGGATGAAATAGAGACCGGCGGTTCCGCGGAAGGGCTCGGGCTGCTCCCGTTGCAAACAACCCTTGCCCCGGAAAAAACTTTGACCCGCACCGTGGGAATGCATTCCCAGAGTAAAAAGGAAGTGGTTGGGTATGAAATCCATCATGGCACTACCGAACCTCTCCTGCCCACTGTCCGGGCGGCAATCGTTCCTCAGGGTATCACCGGAGGAGTTTCTGTTTCCCGCGCTCTTGGTTTCGGGTCCAAGTCAGGTCTTATTTGGGGTACATATCTTCATGGTGTTTTTGATGCCGACGAATTCCGGCGCTGGTTTATTGATTTTCTGCGTAAGCGTAAGGGGCTGCCCAAGCTGGGTAGAGTTCAATCAGTTTTTAATATGGAAGAGGGGCTGGATCGTCTTGCCGATGTTGTCCGCAGGAATGTGGATATGCGAGCTGTTTACACTGCTTTGGGGCTGGGTGGTTAA
- a CDS encoding bacteriohemerythrin — translation MAGIEWNESLNLGIKELDKQHKELIGLVNDFLDAYGKGESAGAVDKILKQLKEYAVYHFNAEEKYMEEIEYPHLAEHRQLHAALKNSVKSMQSARFHLEEVSAEEIKALLSKWLIEHILRVDYKLVQFVKKSGG, via the coding sequence ATGGCCGGGATAGAGTGGAACGAGAGTTTAAATCTTGGGATTAAAGAGCTCGATAAACAGCATAAGGAATTGATAGGCCTTGTTAATGATTTTCTTGATGCTTATGGAAAAGGCGAAAGCGCAGGTGCTGTTGATAAGATATTGAAACAGCTCAAAGAATACGCCGTGTATCATTTTAATGCTGAAGAAAAGTATATGGAAGAAATCGAATATCCCCATCTGGCTGAACATCGCCAACTCCACGCAGCACTTAAAAATAGCGTAAAATCGATGCAGTCCGCCAGATTTCACCTTGAGGAAGTAAGTGCTGAAGAGATTAAAGCCCTTTTATCCAAATGGCTTATTGAGCATATTCTGCGGGTTGATTACAAGCTTGTGCAGTTTGTGAAAAAAAGTGGAGGATAA
- a CDS encoding YifB family Mg chelatase-like AAA ATPase, with the protein MIAKVSCAALMGIDAFKVDLEVDLTRQGMPAFTMVGLAEGAVKESKERVFSALKNSGYRIPPSRITVNLAPADIRKAGSAYDLPLAASLLGAAGVIDQSAMEGWFMAGELSLSGVVKPVHGVLSLAIEARRKGAQGLIVSPENVNEAAVVEGLSVYGVSTLTQLVDFLIGNTSLEPAKVDTDLLWSGRQSFGMDFSEVKGQEHAKRAIEIGAAGNHNLLFIGPPGSGKTMLARRIPTVLPSLVFEEALEVTKIYSVSGQLDPDKSLMVTRPFRAPHHTISDAGLIGGGAYPKPGEVSLAHRGVLFLDELPEFKKNVLEVLRQPLEGGEVTISRAAMSLSYPADFMLVAAMNPCPCGYSTDARHACTCSAQSVSRYRSKLSGPLLDRIDLQIEVPAVEYKDLRDSSGLDSATMRSNIERVREIQSGRYKGMGILTNSELSGSSLEKFCKLGEAEHNFLGQAVSSLGLSARAYTRILRISRTIADLAGMEMIQVAHLAEAINYRSMDRQG; encoded by the coding sequence ATGATAGCAAAAGTTTCCTGTGCAGCCCTGATGGGCATTGATGCGTTTAAAGTTGATCTTGAAGTTGATCTGACCAGACAGGGCATGCCCGCATTCACCATGGTCGGGCTGGCTGAGGGCGCGGTAAAGGAAAGTAAAGAGCGCGTTTTTTCCGCTCTTAAAAACAGCGGATACCGTATCCCTCCTTCACGTATCACCGTTAATCTAGCACCGGCGGATATACGTAAGGCCGGTTCTGCATATGATTTACCACTTGCAGCGTCCTTGCTGGGGGCCGCCGGAGTGATCGACCAGTCTGCTATGGAAGGCTGGTTCATGGCTGGTGAGCTTTCTCTTTCCGGGGTGGTCAAGCCTGTGCACGGCGTGCTTTCTCTGGCAATAGAGGCCCGGCGCAAGGGTGCTCAGGGGCTGATTGTCAGTCCTGAAAATGTTAATGAAGCCGCAGTGGTTGAGGGACTTTCGGTTTACGGAGTGTCTACCCTTACACAGTTGGTTGATTTTCTCATAGGCAATACATCCCTTGAACCGGCTAAGGTTGATACGGATCTGCTCTGGTCCGGACGTCAGTCCTTCGGCATGGATTTTTCAGAAGTCAAAGGTCAGGAACACGCCAAACGGGCAATTGAAATCGGTGCTGCGGGGAATCATAATCTGCTTTTTATCGGCCCTCCTGGCAGTGGTAAAACCATGCTGGCCCGGCGAATTCCTACCGTGCTGCCTTCGCTGGTGTTTGAAGAAGCGTTGGAAGTAACAAAGATCTACAGTGTCTCCGGACAATTGGATCCTGATAAGTCTCTTATGGTTACCCGCCCTTTCCGGGCTCCTCACCATACCATTTCCGATGCGGGGCTTATCGGCGGAGGAGCTTATCCCAAACCGGGCGAAGTCTCGCTGGCACATCGCGGGGTTCTATTTCTGGACGAGTTGCCGGAGTTCAAGAAGAATGTGCTTGAAGTCCTGCGCCAGCCCCTTGAAGGGGGAGAGGTTACCATCTCCCGGGCGGCAATGTCCCTTTCATATCCGGCTGATTTTATGCTGGTGGCGGCTATGAATCCCTGCCCCTGCGGATATTCTACTGATGCCCGGCATGCCTGTACCTGTTCCGCCCAGTCGGTCAGCCGTTACCGCTCCAAGCTTTCCGGGCCGTTGCTGGACCGCATCGATCTGCAGATTGAAGTCCCCGCCGTAGAATATAAAGATTTACGGGATTCTTCCGGTCTGGATTCCGCGACTATGCGCTCGAATATTGAGCGGGTCCGGGAGATTCAGTCCGGGCGATACAAGGGCATGGGCATACTGACCAACAGTGAACTTTCCGGCTCTTCGCTGGAAAAATTTTGCAAGCTAGGTGAAGCGGAACACAATTTTCTGGGACAGGCTGTAAGCAGCTTGGGCCTTTCCGCACGGGCATATACCCGTATCCTGCGCATTTCACGGACAATTGCCGATTTAGCCGGTATGGAAATGATTCAGGTTGCCCATCTGGCTGAAGCTATCAATTACCGGAGTATGGATAGGCAGGGTTGA
- a CDS encoding class I SAM-dependent methyltransferase: MKPVLNTCVEQRELWDQVFTESENYFGDQPSLLAQKSLKLFRENNVASVLETGCGQGRDTFLFAENDISVTALDYSSKAVDSVAARAASSSLSSHIDPQLLDIRKPLPFESGSFDACYSHMLFCMELTMAEIACALSEVHRVLKPGGLVIYSVRSIFDRHYRAGEHLGENLFEVGKFAVHFFYKDKLEELASGFEIKSIERIEEGALPRDLYCIVMEKKNTRYAPTFESCSLEEGRADKIPFSRNRARMCGPGET, encoded by the coding sequence ATGAAACCGGTACTGAATACCTGTGTAGAGCAGCGCGAACTCTGGGATCAGGTCTTCACTGAATCTGAAAATTATTTCGGTGATCAACCCAGTCTTCTCGCACAAAAATCTCTGAAACTATTCAGAGAAAATAATGTTGCTTCCGTTCTTGAAACCGGCTGCGGTCAAGGACGGGATACTTTTCTTTTTGCCGAAAACGATATCTCCGTCACAGCGCTGGATTATTCCAGCAAAGCGGTTGATTCCGTCGCCGCCAGAGCCGCTTCTTCTTCGCTTTCTTCCCATATTGATCCCCAGTTGCTTGATATCCGTAAACCGCTCCCTTTTGAATCGGGATCATTTGATGCCTGTTATTCGCATATGCTGTTCTGCATGGAACTCACAATGGCCGAAATAGCCTGTGCGCTCAGTGAAGTGCATAGAGTTCTAAAACCGGGCGGACTGGTAATTTATTCCGTACGTTCTATCTTTGACCGTCATTACCGCGCTGGAGAACATCTGGGTGAGAATCTGTTTGAAGTAGGCAAGTTTGCGGTACACTTCTTTTATAAGGATAAGCTTGAGGAACTGGCCAGCGGATTTGAGATTAAATCCATTGAACGCATAGAGGAGGGCGCTTTGCCGCGTGACCTTTATTGTATTGTCATGGAGAAAAAGAATACCCGCTATGCACCGACATTTGAATCCTGTTCTCTCGAAGAGGGCAGGGCCGATAAAATACCATTTTCACGTAATCGAGCCCGGATGTGTGGGCCCGGCGAAACGTGA
- a CDS encoding isoprenylcysteine carboxylmethyltransferase family protein, whose protein sequence is MEERKMTIIGVGLKIFKPTIVYGLAALIITLIFPRIFLMTFLPGAAFNIMGGILLGIGIAFLFISGVTIKKAVHEQRLETTGTFAIVRNPLYFAWMAFIFPGSALATQAWLFFGMSVVAYYKFLHYIPEEESILEEAYGKDYLEYKKNVPSIVPNLKELL, encoded by the coding sequence ATGGAAGAACGCAAGATGACAATTATCGGAGTCGGGCTCAAAATTTTTAAACCTACAATTGTGTATGGGCTTGCCGCATTAATCATTACCCTTATCTTTCCGAGAATCTTTTTGATGACCTTCCTGCCCGGTGCCGCTTTCAATATCATGGGCGGCATACTGCTTGGCATAGGAATAGCTTTTCTCTTTATCAGCGGCGTCACGATAAAAAAAGCCGTTCATGAGCAAAGACTGGAAACAACAGGGACATTCGCAATTGTACGTAATCCGCTCTACTTTGCATGGATGGCATTTATCTTCCCCGGCAGCGCCCTTGCCACTCAGGCATGGCTGTTTTTCGGTATGAGCGTGGTGGCGTATTACAAATTTCTGCACTACATACCGGAAGAGGAAAGCATTCTGGAAGAAGCTTACGGAAAGGACTATCTTGAATATAAAAAGAATGTGCCCTCGATTGTACCGAACCTGAAAGAACTTCTCTAA
- a CDS encoding AAA family ATPase, which yields MKSMACYNMKGGVGKTSFAVNFAYLSAANGVRTMVWDLDPQGAATFHLGVEPLEQTKLKKLIKDKKLIKNMVEPTPYANLSVIPAGFDYRNMDMVLDDSKKSRKKLKKIISSFEENYDLFLFDCPPSISNLSEVIFSTVEYILMPVVPAVMPQQSFLKVKEYLSSMNETCAELIPFFNMVDRRKSGHRKIMWDNKKEFKNYFCENFIPARADVEKMGIERAPLHAFAAKSSAAVAYKDLWKEITKKTGLISEKLTAQIAQ from the coding sequence ATGAAGTCTATGGCTTGCTACAATATGAAAGGTGGGGTCGGAAAAACAAGTTTTGCTGTCAACTTTGCCTATTTAAGTGCTGCAAACGGAGTGCGTACAATGGTCTGGGACCTGGATCCGCAGGGAGCAGCAACCTTTCATCTTGGAGTTGAGCCGCTGGAACAGACGAAACTAAAAAAATTAATCAAAGACAAGAAATTGATCAAGAATATGGTCGAACCAACGCCCTATGCAAATCTTTCGGTTATTCCGGCTGGTTTTGACTACCGCAATATGGACATGGTGCTGGATGACAGCAAAAAATCACGCAAAAAACTGAAAAAGATAATCAGCTCATTTGAAGAAAATTACGACTTATTCCTATTTGACTGTCCGCCAAGTATATCAAATCTTTCCGAAGTTATTTTCAGTACCGTTGAATATATCTTAATGCCTGTCGTCCCGGCTGTAATGCCGCAACAGAGCTTTCTAAAGGTAAAAGAATACCTCTCATCAATGAACGAAACCTGCGCAGAATTAATACCATTCTTTAATATGGTAGACAGGCGTAAGAGCGGCCACAGAAAAATAATGTGGGATAACAAAAAAGAATTTAAAAATTACTTTTGTGAGAATTTTATCCCTGCAAGAGCCGATGTTGAAAAAATGGGAATAGAACGTGCTCCGCTTCATGCGTTTGCTGCAAAATCAAGCGCTGCAGTTGCCTATAAAGATCTCTGGAAAGAAATCACCAAGAAAACAGGGTTAATCAGCGAGAAACTAACTGCTCAAATAGCGCAGTAA